One segment of Amycolatopsis alba DSM 44262 DNA contains the following:
- a CDS encoding ACT domain-containing protein: MRRLAIDVRPGEYAVARLAPDAPVPANLLDPGEPVLISITRTPEELSVICPAGLAPAGATVEDGWRLLSVRGPLAFTLTGIIAALSSELAAAGVALFSLSTFDTDHVLVRAPELERAVKALRESGHEVTL; encoded by the coding sequence ATGCGACGCCTCGCGATCGACGTCCGGCCCGGCGAGTACGCGGTCGCCCGCCTCGCCCCGGACGCGCCGGTTCCGGCGAACCTGCTCGACCCCGGCGAGCCCGTGCTGATCTCGATCACGCGGACGCCCGAAGAACTGTCGGTGATCTGCCCGGCCGGTCTCGCGCCTGCCGGGGCCACGGTCGAGGACGGCTGGCGGCTGCTGTCGGTCCGCGGGCCGCTGGCCTTCACGCTGACCGGCATCATCGCGGCGCTGTCGAGCGAGCTGGCCGCCGCCGGGGTGGCGCTGTTCTCGCTGTCCACTTTCGACACCGACCACGTGCTGGTCCGGGCTCCCGAACTGGAACGCGCGGTGAAGGCGCTCCGGGAATCCGGCCACGAGGTCACGCTCTGA
- the thyX gene encoding FAD-dependent thymidylate synthase has product MAETVSPKVQLIAKTEFFPPSDVPWSTDADGGEALAEFAGRACYQSWKKPNPKTATNAGYLEHIIDVGHLSVLEHGSVSFYITGISRSLTHELIRHRHFSYSQLSQRYVPERDAAFVEPDVIAQDPELHAKFLAASQAAVDAYTELLAGLEEKFADVPSATLRRKQARQAARAVLPNATETRIVVTGNYRAWRHFIAMRATEHADVEIRALAIDCLRELQKASGNVFADFTISALPDGTEVASSPKVLEG; this is encoded by the coding sequence GTGGCCGAGACCGTGTCACCCAAGGTTCAACTGATCGCGAAGACGGAGTTCTTCCCGCCGTCGGACGTACCGTGGTCGACCGATGCCGACGGTGGTGAGGCGCTGGCCGAATTCGCGGGCCGGGCCTGCTACCAGTCCTGGAAGAAGCCGAACCCGAAGACGGCCACCAACGCCGGCTACCTCGAGCACATCATCGACGTCGGCCACCTGTCGGTGCTGGAGCACGGGTCCGTCAGCTTCTACATCACCGGGATCTCCCGGTCGCTGACGCACGAGCTGATCCGTCACCGGCACTTCTCGTACTCGCAGCTTTCGCAGCGTTACGTCCCGGAGCGCGACGCCGCGTTCGTCGAGCCCGACGTCATCGCGCAGGACCCGGAGCTGCACGCGAAGTTCCTCGCCGCCTCACAGGCCGCCGTCGACGCCTACACCGAGCTTCTCGCCGGGCTGGAGGAGAAGTTCGCCGACGTGCCGAGCGCGACCCTGCGCCGCAAGCAGGCCCGCCAGGCCGCCCGCGCCGTGCTCCCGAACGCGACCGAGACCCGCATCGTCGTCACCGGCAACTACCGCGCCTGGCGGCACTTCATCGCGATGCGCGCCACCGAGCACGCCGACGTCGAGATCCGCGCCCTGGCCATCGACTGCCTGCGCGAGCTGCAGAAGGCCTCGGGCAACGTGTTCGCGGACTTCACCATCTCCGCGCTGCCCGACGGCACCGAGGTCGCGTCCAGCCCGAAGGTGCTCGAAGGCTGA
- a CDS encoding toxin-antitoxin system HicB family antitoxin, whose product MDLTPYITSLREDLANTASAGDEQTRRAAALLSSALEPAARLTIMNALADLAAEVTSALPGHAVDVRLDGRDVRVVVTGSPSAEGAERSAPRQEAPRDAPRAPKVDTGDITRITLRLFEQVKGQAEAAAASQGVSLNTFVSQAVQGALGKSGSEHWQYKQKPGGGAGSHLHGWVQG is encoded by the coding sequence ATGGATCTGACGCCGTACATCACAAGCCTTCGCGAGGACCTCGCGAACACGGCTTCGGCCGGCGACGAGCAGACGCGGCGCGCTGCCGCGCTGCTGTCGTCGGCGCTGGAGCCGGCCGCCCGGCTGACCATCATGAACGCCCTCGCCGACCTGGCCGCCGAAGTGACTTCGGCACTGCCAGGACACGCCGTCGACGTCCGGCTCGACGGCCGCGACGTGCGCGTCGTCGTCACCGGCTCGCCCTCCGCGGAGGGCGCCGAGCGGTCCGCGCCCCGCCAGGAGGCGCCGCGGGATGCCCCGCGCGCACCCAAGGTGGACACGGGTGACATCACCCGCATCACGCTGCGCCTGTTCGAGCAGGTCAAGGGCCAGGCCGAAGCCGCGGCCGCCTCGCAGGGCGTTTCGCTGAACACGTTCGTCTCGCAGGCCGTCCAGGGGGCGCTGGGCAAGAGCGGTAGCGAGCACTGGCAGTACAAGCAGAAGCCGGGCGGCGGTGCCGGTTCGCACCTGCACGGCTGGGTCCAGGGCTGA
- a CDS encoding DUF4097 family beta strand repeat-containing protein, whose amino-acid sequence MTEESTPAGEEIVRVEDFEAEGPIEIDVSVAIGRVTIDLTGESGVHAEVRRDGGEQQPWVDGMTSLLSWVGERFGDQLGTDPRGSVGDAVAQTRIEKVGNRLVVQAPKAWQLKNIPLAVTVRAPAGSHLEVRAGAADVTVTGSAGRADLLTGAGKIGLERADGSAIVRTGTGDVKLGPTLSGLQLRTGSGSVEAASVNGSATVATGTGDVWLGEVAGEVLARTGSGDLSVADAASGSLELTTGSGEVRVGIRGGVQAEIDLSSTTGSVSSELEVAETAPSEVSLKVRARTGTGDAKVTSAAR is encoded by the coding sequence ATGACCGAGGAAAGCACTCCCGCGGGTGAAGAGATCGTGCGCGTCGAGGACTTCGAGGCCGAGGGCCCGATCGAGATCGACGTGAGCGTGGCCATCGGCCGGGTGACCATCGACCTGACCGGCGAAAGCGGTGTCCACGCCGAGGTCCGCCGCGACGGCGGCGAGCAGCAGCCGTGGGTGGACGGGATGACGAGCCTGCTCAGCTGGGTCGGGGAACGCTTCGGCGACCAGCTCGGCACCGACCCCCGCGGCTCTGTGGGTGACGCCGTGGCGCAGACGCGGATCGAGAAGGTCGGCAACCGGCTGGTCGTCCAGGCGCCGAAGGCCTGGCAGCTGAAGAACATCCCGCTCGCCGTGACCGTCCGGGCACCCGCCGGTTCGCATCTGGAGGTGCGGGCCGGGGCGGCCGACGTCACGGTGACCGGTTCCGCCGGACGCGCCGACCTCCTCACCGGCGCCGGCAAGATCGGCCTGGAGCGGGCCGACGGTTCGGCGATCGTCCGCACCGGCACCGGCGACGTCAAACTCGGGCCGACACTGTCCGGCCTGCAGTTGCGCACCGGCAGCGGCTCCGTCGAAGCGGCCTCGGTGAACGGTTCGGCCACGGTCGCGACCGGTACCGGTGACGTCTGGCTCGGCGAGGTCGCGGGCGAGGTCCTGGCGCGCACCGGCAGCGGCGACCTCTCGGTGGCGGACGCCGCCTCCGGGTCGCTGGAGCTGACCACCGGCTCGGGCGAGGTCCGGGTCGGGATCCGCGGCGGCGTCCAGGCGGAGATCGACCTCTCGTCGACCACCGGGTCCGTGTCGAGCGAGCTGGAAGTCGCGGAGACCGCTCCTTCCGAGGTCTCGCTGAAGGTGCGGGCGCGCACCGGCACCGGCGACGCGAAGGTGACCAGCGCGGCCCGGTGA
- a CDS encoding winged helix-turn-helix domain-containing protein, translating into MSTSTISGPAARRIALAAQGFAEARPSGAVTRRHLQRVLSRTQLLQLDSVNVAVRAHYMPIFSRLGAYEPALVDDAAWSHSARKPRMLVESWAHEASLLPVADWPLLRSGAKRMGWWTNYARVLEQTPQLVDDILAVVKEQGPIGAGDIERALESDSGGYKPGSWWERSEVKKACEWLFGMGQLTTGTRRSFQRLYDLTERVVPPEILSLRVSPEEGARELITRAAVALGIGTEPDLRDYYRLGPDVSKRAVAELVDAGVLEPVTVDGWPAPAYRHVAAKAPRAVTGRALLSPFDPLIWERARTERIFDFFYRIEIYVPEPKRIYGYYVFPFLLDGELVGRVDLKCDRAAGVLRVQGAFAEPGVDVARVASELAGELRLMAEWQGLDGVAVGKRGDLAPVLSRLVR; encoded by the coding sequence ATGAGCACTTCGACCATCAGCGGACCGGCCGCGCGCCGGATCGCCCTGGCCGCGCAGGGATTCGCCGAAGCACGTCCAAGCGGGGCGGTGACGAGACGGCATCTGCAGCGCGTGCTGTCGCGAACCCAGTTGCTGCAACTGGATTCGGTGAACGTCGCGGTCCGCGCGCACTACATGCCGATCTTCTCCCGGCTCGGCGCGTACGAGCCCGCGCTGGTGGACGACGCGGCCTGGTCCCATTCCGCGCGCAAACCCCGGATGCTGGTCGAGTCCTGGGCGCACGAGGCGAGCCTGCTGCCGGTGGCGGACTGGCCGTTGCTGCGGTCCGGGGCGAAACGCATGGGCTGGTGGACGAACTACGCCCGCGTGCTGGAGCAGACGCCCCAGCTGGTGGACGACATTCTCGCCGTGGTCAAGGAACAGGGACCGATCGGCGCGGGCGACATCGAGCGCGCGCTGGAAAGCGATTCGGGCGGCTACAAGCCCGGCTCATGGTGGGAGCGTTCGGAGGTCAAGAAGGCCTGCGAGTGGCTGTTCGGCATGGGGCAGCTGACCACCGGCACGCGCCGGTCGTTCCAGCGGCTGTACGACCTGACAGAACGTGTCGTGCCGCCGGAGATCCTGTCGCTGAGGGTGAGCCCGGAGGAAGGCGCCCGCGAACTGATCACCCGCGCGGCCGTCGCGCTGGGCATCGGCACCGAACCGGACCTGCGGGACTACTACCGGCTCGGCCCCGACGTCAGCAAGCGGGCCGTGGCCGAACTGGTCGACGCGGGTGTGCTGGAACCGGTGACCGTGGACGGCTGGCCCGCCCCGGCGTACCGGCACGTCGCGGCGAAGGCGCCTCGCGCGGTCACCGGCCGCGCGCTGCTGTCGCCGTTCGACCCGCTGATCTGGGAACGCGCGCGGACCGAGCGCATCTTCGACTTCTTCTACCGCATCGAGATCTACGTACCCGAGCCGAAGCGGATCTACGGCTATTACGTGTTCCCGTTCCTGCTGGACGGCGAACTCGTCGGCCGCGTCGACCTCAAATGCGATCGTGCCGCCGGGGTGCTTCGCGTCCAGGGCGCCTTCGCCGAGCCAGGGGTGGACGTCGCGCGGGTCGCGAGCGAGCTGGCGGGCGAGCTGCGGCTGATGGCCGAGTGGCAGGGGCTGGACGGGGTCGCGGTGGGGAAGCGGGGCGATCTCGCCCCCGTCCTCTCGCGCCTCGTGCGCTAG
- a CDS encoding GNAT family N-acetyltransferase, producing the protein MAAAEVRPAVVSDAPEIARIQRDTWRSAYTELLGEAAVAGLDLAELEETWAETIAYAGTRVFLATEGEFTVGFCVVGRAPESEVATADGALPDDASTTALIASLLVEPRWGRRGHAGRLLANASAWLREDGATRGISWVAQTDHASLGFFRRAGWSPDGTVRILDTGSTNVREVRLTGGLDFELTP; encoded by the coding sequence ATGGCCGCCGCCGAAGTCCGCCCCGCAGTCGTGTCCGACGCCCCCGAGATCGCCCGCATCCAGCGCGATACCTGGCGAAGCGCGTACACGGAATTGCTCGGCGAAGCGGCCGTCGCCGGACTGGACCTCGCGGAGCTCGAAGAGACCTGGGCCGAGACGATCGCGTACGCGGGCACGCGCGTCTTCCTCGCCACCGAAGGAGAGTTCACCGTCGGTTTCTGCGTCGTCGGCCGGGCTCCGGAGAGCGAAGTGGCCACCGCCGACGGAGCGCTGCCCGACGACGCTTCGACGACGGCGCTCATCGCCTCACTGCTGGTCGAGCCGCGCTGGGGACGGCGCGGGCACGCGGGACGGCTGCTGGCGAACGCGTCCGCCTGGCTGCGCGAAGACGGCGCCACCCGCGGGATCAGCTGGGTCGCCCAGACCGATCACGCGTCATTGGGCTTCTTCCGCCGCGCGGGCTGGTCCCCCGACGGGACCGTCCGCATCCTCGACACCGGAAGCACGAACGTGCGCGAAGTCCGGCTCACCGGCGGCCTCGACTTCGAGCTCACTCCCTGA
- a CDS encoding YqaA family protein: MVGWLLLSFGVAFGSAILPVVSVEMFLIGLCASQPTMPWLLLGAIVAAGQVGGKTLYYLAAKGTIKLPKPLHDRLHRERPPTPRRERWRARTKKMRARLDALRERCHRHPHWMAGTYGVSSILGLPPYMATSVLAGLVKMPLASFLATGFLGRWLRFSLLAASPALFAGWFHY, translated from the coding sequence ATGGTGGGCTGGTTGCTCCTGTCGTTCGGCGTCGCCTTCGGTTCGGCGATCCTGCCCGTGGTCAGTGTCGAGATGTTCCTCATCGGTCTGTGCGCCAGCCAGCCGACGATGCCGTGGCTGCTGCTCGGCGCCATCGTCGCGGCCGGTCAGGTCGGCGGGAAGACGCTCTACTACCTCGCCGCGAAGGGCACGATAAAGCTGCCGAAACCTCTGCACGATCGCCTGCACCGGGAGCGGCCGCCCACCCCGCGCCGGGAACGGTGGCGGGCGCGCACCAAGAAGATGCGCGCCCGGCTCGACGCCCTCCGTGAACGCTGCCACCGGCATCCGCACTGGATGGCGGGCACGTACGGGGTGAGTTCGATTCTCGGGCTGCCGCCGTACATGGCCACGAGCGTGCTGGCGGGACTGGTGAAGATGCCGCTGGCGAGCTTCCTGGCCACCGGTTTCCTCGGCCGCTGGCTGCGGTTCAGCCTGCTGGCCGCGTCACCTGCCCTGTTCGCCGGCTGGTTCCACTACTGA
- a CDS encoding tetratricopeptide repeat protein translates to MRARNFALVMTAALAVYVVLLAGRGIALLGTGETVPVLFGIGVLLLPLLGVWIIVTTWRSGVQIQRLSRRLDEEGSLPDVSDLPRRPSGRVDRDAADAWFDERRAEVEADQENWRVWYRLAYAYEIAGDRKRARATMRRAVELEAGSR, encoded by the coding sequence GTGAGGGCCCGCAATTTCGCGCTGGTGATGACGGCGGCCCTCGCGGTCTACGTCGTTCTGCTGGCAGGCCGGGGGATCGCGTTGCTGGGCACCGGCGAGACGGTTCCGGTGCTCTTCGGTATCGGTGTCCTGCTGCTGCCGCTGCTCGGGGTCTGGATCATCGTGACCACGTGGCGATCCGGCGTCCAGATCCAGCGGCTTTCACGGCGGCTGGACGAGGAAGGCAGCCTGCCCGACGTGTCCGACCTGCCGCGGCGGCCTTCGGGCCGGGTGGATCGCGACGCCGCGGACGCGTGGTTCGACGAGCGCCGTGCCGAGGTCGAGGCGGACCAGGAGAACTGGCGCGTCTGGTACCGGCTGGCTTACGCGTACGAGATCGCGGGGGACCGGAAGCGGGCCCGCGCCACCATGCGGCGCGCCGTCGAACTCGAAGCCGGCTCTCGCTGA
- the dapB gene encoding 4-hydroxy-tetrahydrodipicolinate reductase, giving the protein MTAGIRVGVLGARGRMGQEVVNAVNGADDMELVAALDAGDDFSALKQAQVVVDFTHPDAVMGNLEFLTGNGIHAVVGTTGFSGERLEKLRSWLAADPSLGVLIAPNFALGAVLAMRFAQQAARFYNSAEVIELHHNRKADAPSGTAAHTARLISEARAEAGLAPGEDATTSEVDGARGALVDDVRVHSVRLPGLVAHEEILFGGEGETLTIRHDSLHRTSFMPGVLLGVRSVLTRPGLTVGLENILDL; this is encoded by the coding sequence ATGACCGCTGGAATTCGCGTCGGTGTGCTGGGCGCACGCGGCCGGATGGGCCAGGAAGTGGTCAACGCCGTCAACGGCGCCGACGACATGGAGCTCGTCGCCGCGCTCGACGCCGGTGACGACTTCTCGGCGCTCAAGCAGGCACAGGTCGTCGTCGACTTCACCCATCCCGACGCGGTGATGGGCAACCTGGAGTTCCTGACCGGCAACGGGATCCACGCCGTGGTCGGCACCACCGGGTTCAGCGGGGAGCGGCTGGAGAAGCTGCGTTCGTGGCTCGCCGCCGACCCGTCGCTCGGCGTGCTCATCGCGCCGAACTTCGCCCTCGGCGCGGTGCTGGCGATGCGTTTCGCCCAGCAGGCGGCCCGGTTCTACAACTCGGCCGAGGTCATCGAGCTGCACCACAACCGCAAGGCCGACGCGCCGTCGGGCACCGCCGCGCATACCGCCCGGCTGATCTCCGAGGCCCGCGCGGAAGCCGGTCTCGCGCCCGGCGAAGACGCGACGACGTCCGAAGTGGACGGTGCCCGCGGCGCGCTCGTCGACGACGTCCGCGTGCACTCGGTGCGGCTGCCCGGCCTGGTGGCGCACGAGGAGATCCTGTTCGGCGGCGAGGGGGAGACCCTGACCATCCGGCACGACTCGTTGCACCGCACGTCGTTCATGCCCGGTGTGCTGCTCGGCGTGCGCTCGGTGCTCACGCGGCCCGGCCTGACGGTCGGACTCGAGAACATCCTCGACCTGTGA
- a CDS encoding M16 family metallopeptidase, producing MARQISGHEQPVGSTRTLESTSDGAVVKRSVLAGGLRVITEHVPASRSVTVGLWVGVGSRDEPSSVEGAAHYLEHLLFKGTANRDATQIAEEIDAVGGEFNAFTAKEHTCYYAQVLDEDLPLAMDLVTDVVFEALCTDKDVETERSVVLEEISMRDDDPEDLLHETFVGAILGDHALGRPVLGSEKSIIEMSASALRGFYRRRYTLPRMVLAVAGNIEHGQVLRLVRKALRTKLTGTATPVPPRGGRARIAMAPKLALHTDDTEQAHVMLGLRSLPRHDERRFAQSVLNAALGGGMSSRLFQEVREKRGLAYQVYSSVASYADAGHMAVYAGCQPEKLGEVAGVIREVLELVGKDGLSEAEVMRAKGQLRGGLVLGLEDTSSRMSRIGKNELNYGRYLGVDDTVARIDAVTTEEVCALARTLLRRPGGVSAAAVVGPYAHADDLPDDLHEVIAS from the coding sequence TTGGCGCGTCAGATCTCCGGGCACGAACAGCCCGTCGGCAGCACCCGCACGCTAGAGTCCACTTCGGACGGTGCGGTGGTCAAGCGCAGTGTGCTGGCCGGTGGCCTCCGGGTCATCACCGAGCACGTTCCCGCGTCCCGGTCGGTGACGGTCGGGCTGTGGGTCGGCGTCGGCTCGCGTGACGAGCCGTCGTCGGTCGAAGGCGCGGCGCACTACCTCGAACACCTGCTGTTCAAGGGCACCGCGAACCGTGACGCCACCCAGATCGCCGAGGAGATCGACGCGGTCGGCGGGGAGTTCAACGCGTTCACCGCGAAGGAGCACACCTGCTACTACGCGCAGGTGCTCGACGAGGACCTGCCGCTCGCGATGGACCTCGTCACCGACGTCGTGTTCGAGGCGCTGTGCACGGACAAGGACGTCGAGACCGAGCGCAGTGTCGTGCTCGAAGAGATCTCGATGCGGGACGACGACCCCGAAGACCTGCTGCACGAGACGTTCGTCGGCGCGATCCTGGGCGATCACGCGCTGGGCCGTCCGGTGCTCGGCAGCGAGAAGTCCATCATCGAGATGTCCGCTTCGGCGCTGCGCGGGTTCTACCGGCGCCGCTACACGCTGCCGCGAATGGTGCTCGCCGTCGCCGGGAACATCGAGCACGGCCAGGTGCTTCGCTTGGTGCGCAAGGCTTTGCGCACCAAACTGACCGGGACGGCGACCCCGGTGCCGCCGCGGGGCGGGCGCGCACGGATCGCGATGGCGCCGAAACTCGCCTTGCACACCGACGACACCGAGCAGGCGCACGTGATGCTCGGCCTGCGGTCACTGCCGCGGCACGACGAGCGGCGGTTCGCGCAGTCGGTGCTCAACGCCGCGCTCGGCGGCGGGATGAGCTCGCGCCTGTTCCAGGAGGTCCGCGAGAAGCGCGGGCTGGCGTACCAGGTGTACTCGTCCGTCGCGAGCTACGCCGATGCCGGGCACATGGCCGTGTACGCGGGCTGTCAGCCGGAGAAGCTCGGCGAGGTCGCCGGGGTCATCCGCGAGGTGCTCGAACTCGTCGGCAAGGACGGGCTGAGCGAAGCCGAGGTCATGCGGGCGAAGGGGCAGCTACGGGGCGGGCTCGTGCTCGGTCTCGAGGACACCTCGTCGCGGATGTCGCGCATCGGCAAGAACGAACTGAACTACGGCCGCTATCTCGGCGTCGACGACACGGTGGCACGGATCGACGCCGTCACCACCGAAGAGGTCTGTGCGCTCGCTCGCACTCTGCTGCGTCGCCCTGGTGGCGTGTCGGCGGCGGCGGTCGTCGGGCCGTACGCTCACGCCGACGACCTGCCGGACGATCTGCACGAGGTGATCGCATCATGA
- a CDS encoding polyribonucleotide nucleotidyltransferase has translation MTDSTGVTVHETEAVIDNGRFGTRTVRFETGRLARQAAGAVVAYLDEETMLLSATTASKHPKDHFDFFPLTVDVEERMYAAGRIPGAFFRREGRPSTDAILTCRLIDRPLRPSFADGLRNEIQVVITVQSLNPDDPYDVLAINAASASTQIAGLPFSGPVGGVRVALIEGQWVAFPTWKQLEDATFNMVVAGRIVGDDVAIMMVEAEGTERTLDLIADGGKAPDEIAVAEGLEAAKPFIKVLCEAQQQLAELAAKPTGEFPVFLAYEQDAFDAVAAIATDDLANALTIAGKQDRDNATDQVKAAVLEKVGLGEGEAFQGREKEIGAAFKALSKKIMRKRVLTDKIRMDGRGLTDIRSLAAEVAVIPRAHGSALFERGETQILGVTTLNMLRMEQQIDSLSPETTKRYLHHYNFPPFSTGETGRVGSPKRREIGHGMLAERALVPVLPKRDEFPYAIRQVSEALGSNGSTSMGSVCASTMGLLNAGVPLKAPVAGIAMGLISDEVDGETRYVALTDILGAEDAMGDMDFKVAGTKDIITALQLDTKLDGIPSEVLAAALKQAKDARLTILEVIAEAIDGPDEMSPYAPRVTSVKIPVDKIGEVIGPKGKMINSITEETGADISIEDDGTIYVGAADGPSAEAAIDKINAIANPQLPKVGERFLGTVVKTAAFGAFVSLLPGKDGLVHISKLGNGKRIAKVEDVVNVGDKLRVEIADIDNRGKISLIVVKEEDAAEKPAEAEADKADAPKADA, from the coding sequence ATGACCGACTCCACCGGAGTCACCGTGCACGAAACCGAAGCCGTGATCGACAACGGCCGTTTCGGCACCCGCACCGTCCGCTTCGAGACCGGCCGCCTGGCCCGTCAGGCCGCCGGCGCCGTCGTCGCGTACCTCGACGAAGAGACCATGCTGCTCTCGGCGACCACCGCGTCGAAGCACCCGAAGGACCACTTCGACTTCTTCCCGCTGACCGTGGACGTCGAGGAGCGGATGTACGCCGCCGGACGCATCCCCGGCGCGTTCTTCCGTCGCGAAGGTCGCCCGTCGACCGACGCGATCCTGACCTGCCGCCTGATCGACCGGCCGCTGCGCCCGTCGTTCGCCGACGGTCTCCGCAACGAGATCCAGGTCGTCATCACCGTCCAGAGCCTCAACCCGGACGACCCGTACGACGTGCTCGCGATCAACGCGGCCTCGGCCTCGACCCAGATCGCCGGCCTGCCGTTCTCGGGCCCGGTCGGCGGCGTCCGCGTCGCGCTGATCGAGGGCCAGTGGGTCGCGTTCCCGACCTGGAAGCAGCTGGAAGACGCCACCTTCAACATGGTGGTCGCCGGCCGTATCGTCGGTGACGACGTCGCGATCATGATGGTCGAGGCCGAGGGCACCGAGCGCACGCTCGACCTGATCGCCGACGGTGGCAAGGCGCCGGACGAGATCGCCGTTGCCGAGGGCCTCGAGGCCGCGAAGCCGTTCATCAAGGTCCTGTGCGAGGCCCAGCAGCAGCTGGCCGAGCTCGCCGCCAAGCCGACCGGCGAGTTCCCGGTCTTCCTGGCCTACGAGCAGGACGCGTTCGACGCCGTCGCCGCCATCGCGACCGACGACCTCGCGAACGCCCTGACCATCGCGGGCAAGCAGGACCGTGACAACGCGACCGACCAGGTCAAGGCCGCGGTGCTGGAGAAGGTCGGCCTGGGCGAGGGCGAAGCCTTCCAGGGCCGCGAGAAGGAAATCGGCGCGGCGTTCAAGGCCCTGTCGAAGAAGATCATGCGCAAGCGCGTCCTCACGGACAAGATCCGCATGGACGGCCGCGGCCTGACCGACATCCGGTCGCTCGCCGCCGAGGTCGCCGTGATCCCGCGGGCGCACGGTTCCGCGCTGTTCGAGCGCGGTGAGACCCAGATCCTGGGCGTCACCACGCTGAACATGCTCCGCATGGAGCAGCAGATCGACTCGCTCTCCCCGGAGACCACGAAGCGGTACCTGCACCACTACAACTTCCCGCCGTTCTCCACCGGCGAGACCGGCCGCGTCGGTTCGCCGAAGCGGCGCGAGATCGGCCACGGCATGCTCGCCGAGCGCGCCCTGGTCCCGGTCCTGCCGAAGCGGGACGAGTTCCCGTACGCGATCCGCCAGGTCTCCGAGGCGCTGGGCTCCAACGGCTCCACCTCGATGGGCTCGGTCTGCGCGTCGACCATGGGCCTGCTGAACGCGGGTGTCCCGCTGAAGGCGCCGGTCGCCGGCATCGCCATGGGCCTCATCTCCGACGAGGTCGACGGTGAGACCCGCTACGTCGCGCTGACCGACATCCTCGGTGCCGAGGACGCCATGGGCGACATGGACTTCAAGGTCGCCGGCACCAAGGACATCATCACCGCGCTGCAGCTCGACACGAAGCTCGACGGCATCCCGTCGGAGGTCCTCGCGGCCGCGCTGAAGCAGGCGAAGGACGCTCGCCTCACCATCCTGGAGGTCATCGCCGAGGCGATCGACGGCCCGGACGAGATGAGCCCGTACGCCCCGCGCGTCACCAGCGTGAAGATCCCGGTGGACAAGATCGGCGAGGTCATCGGCCCGAAGGGCAAGATGATCAACTCGATCACCGAGGAGACCGGCGCCGACATCTCCATCGAGGACGACGGCACGATCTACGTTGGTGCGGCCGACGGCCCGTCGGCGGAGGCGGCGATCGACAAGATCAACGCCATCGCCAACCCGCAGCTGCCCAAGGTCGGCGAGCGCTTCCTCGGCACCGTGGTGAAGACGGCCGCGTTCGGCGCGTTCGTCTCGCTGCTGCCGGGCAAGGACGGCCTGGTGCACATCTCGAAGCTGGGCAACGGCAAGCGGATCGCCAAGGTCGAGGACGTGGTCAACGTGGGCGACAAGCTCCGCGTCGAGATCGCCGACATCGACAACCGCGGCAAGATCAGCCTGATCGTGGTCAAGGAAGAGGACGCCGCCGAGAAGCCCGCCGAGGCCGAGGCTGACAAGGCCGACGCTCCGAAGGCCGACGCGTAA
- the rpsO gene encoding 30S ribosomal protein S15 yields MALSTEEKKSILAEYGVHDSDTGSPEAQVALLTKRIVGLTEHLKAHKHDHHSRRGLLLLVGRRRRLLNYVMKVDIERYRALIQRLGLRR; encoded by the coding sequence GTGGCTTTGTCCACCGAAGAGAAGAAGTCGATCCTTGCCGAGTACGGCGTGCACGACTCGGACACCGGATCCCCGGAGGCCCAGGTCGCGCTGCTGACCAAGCGCATCGTCGGCCTCACCGAGCACCTCAAGGCTCACAAGCACGACCACCACTCCCGTCGCGGGCTTCTGCTGCTGGTCGGCCGCCGCCGCCGGCTGCTGAACTACGTGATGAAGGTGGACATCGAGCGTTACCGTGCGCTGATCCAGCGTCTCGGCCTGCGCCGATAG
- the thpR gene encoding RNA 2',3'-cyclic phosphodiesterase, with protein MPLFSALVPPDSVLDEVATALGTPEEGDFRWSARENWHVTLGFYGADDAAGRGEWLAGRLAGAEAIDLRLEKAATFPGLLWLSVLGTGLHELAEKAGAGSEGRPYVAHLTLARFPRDRPAAASAWEERLAGFTSETWTATEAVLMSSEREQGSSRYRVIRSYALNHARA; from the coding sequence ATGCCGCTTTTCAGTGCGCTGGTCCCGCCTGACAGCGTCCTCGACGAGGTCGCCACCGCGCTGGGCACGCCCGAGGAGGGCGATTTCCGCTGGTCAGCGCGCGAGAACTGGCACGTCACCCTCGGTTTCTACGGCGCGGACGACGCGGCCGGGCGCGGCGAATGGCTCGCCGGACGGCTGGCCGGTGCGGAAGCGATCGACCTCCGGCTGGAAAAGGCCGCGACATTTCCGGGGCTCCTGTGGTTGAGTGTTCTCGGAACCGGGCTCCACGAGCTGGCCGAGAAGGCAGGCGCGGGGAGTGAGGGCAGGCCGTACGTGGCCCACCTGACACTGGCCCGCTTCCCCCGCGACCGGCCTGCAGCCGCGAGCGCGTGGGAGGAGCGGCTGGCCGGGTTCACCAGTGAGACTTGGACGGCGACCGAAGCCGTTCTGATGAGCAGTGAACGAGAGCAAGGCAGTTCGCGCTACCGGGTGATCCGGTCGTACGCGTTGAACCACGCCCGCGCCTGA